One segment of Triticum aestivum cultivar Chinese Spring chromosome 2A, IWGSC CS RefSeq v2.1, whole genome shotgun sequence DNA contains the following:
- the LOC123190655 gene encoding uncharacterized protein (The sequence of the model RefSeq protein was modified relative to this genomic sequence to represent the inferred CDS: added 91 bases not found in genome assembly): MDAYHHQRRFDGSGDAPPPQPPPPSNWYPIPAPPYHPPHPNHPYPPPHHQWGHPPPDLQHQHRPPPPQYAYQPPPPPMQQQMQPPPPAPGNPWPPHHAAAQPPPQSYPPPPPGQAWAYHSWPQNHGYPGLANEDDWATKAKEWASAKSVTENHQIQQHTIPSRTEVHHYGHNDQYQQPAGLPTEPLHPPIPQSSSDQLMFQMSGQQRETNYLHDRGPMVPPPKNFGPFPSTYEQEVPYNYSSAQGNGSATIQYPSPQAQPSLSASSVQDGFPRGTPGVPGHGVQSYRMMADPSDQPLEFNDRKAPDMAVHETINIRSSAPTAVSEHGTVPTSTQSWGPSATVGYFHPAAVPPQASQMDPSLHAGPLFGALSGSNYIPPAAFGVGSVTEAFPTDANTLFNVAERSKKPPVPNWLREELLKKKSTPVSASVQHSINYDSMDSEDAVEPPKRADQIDSRSISSAKSIIADEADEDEVEAARTAAINKEIKRVLTEVLLKVTDDLFNEIATKVMNEDDSSAETNETTGVSSSKDLGLGEAKVKTTAKVVVPAKPNNVSSTGHSDGNGLSSPKGALLGLASYDSDDEDDEGDGDGKDLISNLSSEIKVGAAHPKESENVDGELHNNSNRSIASVQSVPSGDDHKSSDRRSQSWPTAESEREPSIHDTQNGEAKTSIQPIGVIHKTNEKVHGHAEVDFQNGKTSSGHHTESNNNNNAESTHRHFERNGHEKDLKEAKVVNGKDSEPSRTDKFRDGDKHSMPENIDKKGTYKEEKGSGRYAKHGLDRWDDAKRDRKDLPKDARERKRDSADRRDIGKDGNDDRSRQITKSSASHSSRRSRSRSPSGRSRARNESSSRVRGSVSSDEPSDNAKRRKSHSRKNSMSPSPPKSRSRRVSRSPHSKHSHRRHSPYSSAERKKRSRSRTPVKRR; this comes from the exons ATGGACGCGTACCACCACCAGCGCCGCTTCGACGGCTCCGgcgacgcgccgccgccgcagccccctcCGCCCTCCAACTGGTATCCCATCCCCGCGCCGCCGTACCACCCGCCCCACCCCAACCACCCGTACCCTCCCCCGCATCACCAG AGATGCAGCCCCCGCCCCCCGCGCCCGGGAACCCCTGGCCTCCCCACCACGCTGCGGCCCAGCCCCCGCCGCAGAGCTACCCACCTCCGCCGCCGGGACAG GCATGGGCGTATCATTCATGGCCTCAAAATCATGGATACCCAG GGCTTGCCAATGAGGACGATTGGGCCACAAAGGCAAAGGAATGGGCTTCTGCTAAATCTGTTACAGAGAATCACCAGATTCAGCAGCACACCATTCCAAGTAGAACAGAGGTTCACCATTATGGCCACAATGATCAGTATCAGCAACCAGCTGGTCTGCCGACAGAACCTTTACACCCACCAATTCCACAATCAAGTAGCGATCAGTTGATGTTTCAAATGTCAGGTCAACAGAGGGAAACAAACTATTTGCACG ATAGAGGTCCAATGGTGCCACCACCGAAGAATTTTGGTCCATTTCCATCCACCTATGAGCAGGAGGTACCTTATAATTATTCTTCTGCTCAAG GTAATGGGAGTGCTACTATTCAATATCCAAGCCCACAAGCTCAGCCATCTCTGAGTGCCTCGTCAGTTCAAGACGGATTTCCTCGTGGGACTCCTGGTGTGCCTGGGCATGGTGTACAGTCTTATAGGATGATGGCTGATCCCAGTGACCAACCATTGGAGTTCAATGACAGAAAAGCTCCTGATATGGCAGTACATGAGACGATAAATATCAGATCTAGTGCTCCAACAGCAGTGTCTGAACATGGCACAGTTCCAACATCAACTCAATCATGGGGCCCATCTGCTACAGTTGGCTATTTTCATCCAGCTGCAGTACCACCACAAGCATCACAG ATGGATCCTTCTTTGCATGCTGGACCACTCTTTGGAGCTCTCTCTGGTTCGAACTATATTCCACCTGCAGCATTTGGTGTTGGTAGTGTAACTGAAGCATTCCCTACAGATGCAAACACTCTTTTCAATGTTGCAGAACGGTCAAAGAAA CCTCCAGTACCGAACTGGCTTCGAGAAGAGCTTCTAAAGAAAAAATCCACTCCAGTCAGTGCTTCAGTGCAGCATTCGATAAATTATGATTCCATGGATTCTGAAGATGCTGTGGAACCACCAAAAAGAGCTGACCAAATTGATAGTAGAAGCATTAGTTCAGCAAAATCAATCATAGCTGATGAAGCTGATGAG GATGAAGTTgaagcggcacggacggcagcaaTCAACAAGGAAATTAAACGCGTGTTGACAGAAGTTCTTCTAAAG GTTACTGATGATCTTTTTAACGAGATCGCAACCAAAGTTATGAATGAAGATGATTCATCAGCTGAAA CAAATGAGACCACTGGCGTCTCTAGCTCAAAGGACCTTGGTCTGGGAGAAGCAAAAGTCAAGACCACAGCTAAAGTTGTAGTCCCTGCTAAGCCAAACAATGTTAGCTCTACTGGTCATTCTGATGGTAATGGGCTAAGTTCTCCTAAAGGTGCTCTTCTTGGTCTTGCTAGTTATGATTCAGATGACGAGGATGATGAGGGTGACGGTGATGGTAAGGATTTAATTTCAAATTTATCATCTGAAATTAAAGTTGGTGCAGCTCATCCTAAAGAAA GTGAGAACGTTGATGGCGAACTGCACAATAATAGTAACAGAAGTATTGCTTCAGTCCAAAGTGTTCCATCTGGAGATGATCATAAATCCAGTGACAGAAGATCTCAGAGTTGGCCAACTGCAGAATCTGAACGAGAGCCAAGTATTCATGACACACAGAATGGAGAAGCCAAAACTTCTATTCAGCCAATTGGTGTGATTCATAAAACGAATGAGAAGGTACATGGACATGCAGAGGTGGATTTCCAAAATGGAAAAACCTCTTCCGGCCATCATACTgaaagtaataataataataatgcggAGAGCACTCACAGGCATTTTGAAAGGAACGGTCATGAGAAAGATCTTAAAGAGGCGAAGGTTGTCAATGGAAAAGACTCTGAGCCTTCTAGAACTGACAAGTTTAGAGATGGTGACAAGCATAGCATGCCTGAAAATATTGATAAAAAAGGCACCTACAAAGAGGAAAAGGGTTCTGGCAGGTATGCAAAACATGGATTGGATAGATGGGATGATGCCAAAAGAGATCGAAAGGACCTTCCAAAGGATGCAAGAGAGAGAAAGAGGGATTCTGCTGATAGAAGAGACATAGGAAAAGATGGGAATGACGATAGATCAAGGCAAATTACTAAGAGCTCAGCTAGCCACAGCAGCAGAAGGTCACGGTCACGGTCACCAAGTGGGAGAAGCCGTGCTAGGAATGAGAGTTCTTCACGTGTTCGAGGGAGTGTTTCAAGCGACGAGCCTTCTGATAATGCAAAAAGGAG AAAGAGTCATTCTCGTAAAAACAGCATGTCTCCCTCACCTCCAAAATCTAGAAGCAG ACGAGTTTCGCGGTCTCCACATAGCAAGCATTCTCACCGCAGGCATTCACCTTATTCATCTGCTGAAAG GAAGAAGCGGTCCAGATCTAGAACTCCGGTCAAGAGGAGGTAG
- the LOC123190656 gene encoding molybdate transporter 2-like, giving the protein MASSAGDPLLPAEPPHRRRFLPPSIRLKTSVWSELGGAVGDLGTYIPIVLALSLASHLDLGTTLIFTALYNFASGVLFGIPMPVQPMKSIAAVALSSAHLTVPQIMGAGIAVAAILLFLGATGLMTCLYRVLPLPVVRGVQLSQGLSFAFTAVKYIRYDQDFSRSSSASTSAERPLLGLDGLLLALAALLFILLTTGAGDDDDSAINAADGRAATRRRSCGRVPAALIVFAVGLVLCFVRDPSIFRGLRFGPAPLGLVKITWDDFKIGFWQAAVPQLPLSVLNSVIAVCKLSSDLFPEQAELSPARVSVSVGLMNLVGCWFGAMPCCHGAGGLAGQYRFGGRSGASVVFLAMGKLALGLVFGNSFVTILGEFPIGILGVMLLFSGVELAMASRDMGSKEESFVMLVCAGVSLTGSSAALGFIAGVVLHLLLRLREVDCGELVGRLRARRYPWLL; this is encoded by the coding sequence ATGGCATCCTCCGCCGGCGACCCGCTGCTCCCGGCCGAGCCGCCGCACCGCCGGCGGTTCCTCCCGCCGTCCATCCGGCTCAAGACGTCCGTCTGGTCGGAGCTGGGCGGCGCGGTGGGCGACCTGGGCACCTACATCCCCATCGTGCTGGCGCTGTCGCTGGCCTCCCACCTCGACCTGGGCACCACGCTCATCTTCACCGCGCTCTACAACTTCGCCAGTGGCGTGCTCTTCGGGATCCCCATGCCCGTGCAGCCCATGAAGTCCATCGCCGCCGTCGCGCTCTCCTCGGCGCACCTCACCGTCCCGCAGATCATGGGCGCCGgcatcgccgtcgccgccatcctcctcttcctcggcgCCACGGGGCTCATGACCTGCCTCTACCGCGTGCTCCCGCTCCCCGTCGTCCGCGGCGTGCAGCTCTCCCAGGGCCTCTCCTTCGCCTTCACCGCCGTCAAGTACATCCGCTACGACCAGGACTTctcccgctcctcctccgcctccacctccgcggAGCGCCCCCTGCTCGGCCTCGACGGGCTGCTGCTCGCGCTCGCCGCGCTGCTCTTCATCCTGCTCACCACCGGCGCCGGGGACGACGACGATTCAGCCATCAACGCAGCCGACGGCCGCGCCGCCACGCGCCGTCGCTCCTGCGGCCGCGTCCCGGCGGCGCTGATCGTGTTCGCGGTCGGGCTGGTGCTCTGCTTCGTGCGTGACCCCTCCATCTTCCGCGGCCTCCGCTTCGGGCCGGCGCCGCTGGGGCTGGTGAAGATAACATGGGACGACTTCAAGATCGGGTTCTGGCAGGCGGCCGTGCCGCAGCTCCCGCTGTCGGTGCTCAACTCGGTGATCGCCGTGTGCAAGCTGTCGTCGGACCTGTTCCCGGAGCAGGCGGAGCTGTCGCCGGCGAGGGTGTCCGTCAGCGTGGGGCTGATGAACCTGGTGGGGTGCTGGTTCGGCGCCATGCCGTGCTGCCACGGCGCGGGCGGGCTGGCGGGGCAGTACCGGTTCGGCGGCCGGAGCGGCGCGTCCGTGGTGTTCCTGGCCATGGGCAAGCTGGCgctggggctggtgttcggcaacTCGTTCGTGACGATCCTGGGGGAGTTCCCCATCGGCATCCTGGGGGTGATGCTGCTCTTCTCGGGCGTGGAGCTGGCCATGGCGTCGCGCGACATGGGGAGCAAGGAGGAGTcgttcgtgatgctggtctgcgcCGGCGTGTCGCTCACCGGCTCCAGCGCCGCGCTGGGGTTCATCGCGGGCGTCGTGCTGCACCTGCTGCTGCGCCTCAGGGAGGTGGATTGCGGGGAGCTCGTCGGCCGGCTGAGGGCCAGGCGGTATCCCTGGTTGCTGTAA